The following proteins are encoded in a genomic region of Mycoplasma sp. NEAQ87857:
- the pgmB gene encoding beta-phosphoglucomutase, with translation MIKGFVFDLDGVITDTAILHFEAWQAKVKELGIDYSFEENEKLRGLPRLDTLKAIINLKNPSLKVQEEKLIELCDAKNVLYKQLLEQKINKDSILPNIAKFLEDAKAKGIKLAIASSSYNAPLILEKLGLKDAFDYIVYPGDVKNGKPAPDIFILAAQGLGLSTNECVGFEDATAGIDGIVDANMHSVAITNGNNEDYSKADLILNSTNELDCAKILTFFNNKDK, from the coding sequence ATGATTAAAGGATTTGTATTTGATTTAGATGGTGTAATTACTGATACTGCTATTTTACACTTTGAAGCATGACAAGCTAAAGTTAAAGAGCTAGGGATTGATTATTCATTTGAGGAAAATGAAAAACTTAGAGGTTTACCTAGATTAGACACTTTAAAAGCAATCATTAACTTAAAAAATCCATCATTAAAAGTTCAAGAAGAAAAATTAATTGAACTATGTGATGCTAAAAATGTTTTATATAAACAATTATTAGAACAAAAAATTAATAAAGACTCAATTTTACCTAATATAGCTAAATTTTTAGAAGATGCTAAAGCTAAAGGAATTAAATTAGCAATTGCTTCAAGTAGTTATAATGCTCCTTTAATCTTAGAAAAATTAGGATTAAAAGACGCTTTTGATTATATTGTTTATCCTGGAGATGTTAAAAACGGAAAACCTGCACCTGATATTTTTATCCTTGCAGCTCAAGGATTAGGATTATCAACTAATGAATGTGTTGGTTTTGAGGATGCAACTGCAGGAATTGATGGAATTGTTGATGCTAATATGCATTCAGTAGCTATTACTAATGGAAATAATGAAGATTATTCTAAAGCTGATTTAATTTTAAATAGTACTAATGAATTAGATTGTGCTAAAATTCTTACATTTTTTAATAATAAAGATAAATAA